GCCGCTAAACGGCCGTCGGAGATCAGGAACTAGGCTAAACTGGTGGCATTATTTGCATGAAGTTATTGTCCAACCACATACatttaaatgagcaaaaataATTTGATGAAATTGTTCTAACTTGTGACTGAATTAGGAATGAATTTCTCTGTATGATGCGataaagtattgtttgtgttttttatcaataaaaaaatgtaagctaTTTTGAAACGTTTTGAATAAAGTATGTTgccaatatattttaaattgtctGTACATTCTggacttgaaagaaaaaatgatatTGTCTCAAACGGGCTGATTTAATTGGTTTTGAGGTGATTGCGCCTGCTGTGTTCAATTTCCGCTGAGTGCATTTAATGTGGAAGTGAGATTGTTGTATTTGAGGTGATTTGGACGGGATGGAGAGCTGTGCTGGAACCAAACTGAACAAGCACACAGCTTTTAGCTACAGGAGTTTTGAGAGTCCGTCTGAGTTTACTGATGAATCGCCGTCAAATGACAGTAAACAGGATTTGAAGCGCAAATATGGTGAGCGGGAAGAGAGTACACTGACTAATCTTGTCAAACAAGAGGCTGTAGGTTTTCTTGTCTTTGGAAAATAGCAGGTGTGCGTAATTTAACCTCTTGAAACCTGGCGTCCACTTGTGTGGACATCACGTTTTGGTTTATATTACCAAAACTTGGCTGGGGCcctgtagaaaagaaaaaaaaaggcatatcaAACAAGAGCTAATGTCTTAAGAGGTTAATTAAGAATGCTTCCCTTTGTAGATTTCAGTCCAAATGCTTTCAAATGCTTTTACTGCTGTCACAGATCCCATCCAGTTGAAAGACatgtcctctggaagctcagaGATGTCGGACCAAAGCTTCTCCAAGCTCAAAGAGACAGACGAGGAATGCTGTAGCCCGGAAACTCCTGTGCAAATATACAGTGTGGCCATCGTCATTGCAGTTGGCGTAACCATTGCTTTGTTTCTGCAGATTCATCTGGATGCAAGCTTGGTATGCTGTGTGACTCGTGCATCTGAACTGATTGCATTCCTCGTAGTCCTTACAGCTGCATTGCAGGTCACGATAAAAGGCGTGCTATCGGATCACGACCGCTGCACCGTGCTCAGTGAAGGAGTGCTCCGCGATGGTGGGTCCAGTGTAGATGCAGCCATCGCCGGTGCCCTTTGCTTGGGCATTGTTCATCAGCATGTGTCCAGTGTAGGGGGGTATGCAGCCTGCCTGTTTTCAGACTAATATGCAAAGCTGTTCCAATCCTCATTGGTGTTTGTCTGTAGAGGGGGGGTGATGTTGGTTCATGACATCAAAAGGAATGAAACCAGGGTGATAAATTTTCAAGGATCTACACCTGAATTATTAAGAGACGAGATGCTGCAAAATCCTTCAGAGATGAAGGTAACAAACCAGTACGTGAAACTGCCTCTTGAAGTTCTGGATTTTTGTTATCAATATTGTATATATCCATTCATAGAATAGTGTATTTGTAGGCAGGTCTCCTTGTGGGAGTGCCGGGAATGCTAATGGGGTTTCACCGTGCTCATCGGCTGTATGGAAGgtaaggaaaatggaaacaataaTTCATATTGTTTTGGTCAAAGATGGATTTCCACATGAATATTGCAGTTTGCTCTGGGAGGATGTTGTCGGCAGAGCTGCAAGTGTGGCCAGAGAAGGGTTCAATGTGTCACATAGTCTGGGTGAGTAAAAGAAAATGcccttgtcttgtttttggcaAGATTAACCtgcaaacttaaaaataaaacttttttttttctctctctcaagACGATCAGTgaaatttgcattttgagtTGTCtgcaaaaaatggcaaaaggaCTGCAGCACAACcatgaataaaataaagtagATCTGTTAAATTTTTATGAGGGTTTTTTATAATAGTTTGACATGCTAGGACTTGATGATCTTCATGTGCAGCTGATGCAGTATCAAAAATGGAAGGTACAGAGCTTCCCAAGCATTTCCGGGACGTATTCCTCCCAGAAGGCCGTGGTCTGAGTCCTGGTTCTTATGTGAGGATGCCAGAGCTGGCGGATGTCCTGGAGGCTGGCGTCTGGAATTTCTACAGCGGAACTTTCTCACAGGAGATGGAGAATGAGGTGACTAACGCACTTTGGGGGCGTTCCATTTAATGGCAGgaaacagtgtttttgttttggttttttcctCACAAAGGTGCGAAAACACGGAGGGGTCCTGAGTAGAGAGGATCTGGGCAACTACACTGCAGAGATACAACAGGCCCTGGAGGGTGGATTCAGGGGTAAAACTGACACTTGAATGGCAAACTTCAAATTCATCTTCAACACAAACTGTATCGCTTTACTTTCAGACTTCATCATTCAAGTCCCTCCTCCACCTTCTGCTGGTGCATTGTTGATCGGAGCTCTCAATCTCCTAGAAGGTttccattttaaagaaaatggtgtCAAGGAGAAACAAGTATACCACTGGATTGAGGAGGTGAGCCGTTCAGTGAAAGGTCCACCAATATTTCTGACATGAAGAAATTTTTGCACTTAAAGTGTGAGTTCATAGAAATGCGTTTGCAATGGTTGTTGCATCCTTGAGTCGTGCCAATATTTACTTAAAAGCTTTCTGCTGAATAGCTGACTTAAATCCACATGGTTTCAATTTTGAGTTTAGACAGTACGGACAAAATGGTTTTGATAATTGAAATTGTTTCACCTCCTAATCAAGGCTCTGACAACAGCGTTCACTGTGGCTGCTGGACTAGGTGACCATAGGAACAACTTGACAGATGATCTTCTCTCCTCAATGCTCAAGTAAAACACTGCATTACTCCAATCACCGTAGCTACACTTTTCCGTACTTTTAACATCTCATATCCCATACATTAAATATATATTGCAACCTTAAATCCTAGATAGGCACTTGAACTTCttttaattgatattttttgttttttttaatcttttttcagTAAAAGTCAGGCCGAAATCCTACGCAACAAGATGATTCACTTGCAGTCGCTCCGCAACTCCACCAGCTACTCCTTCCCAGCAGAACTGCTGACTGCACAAGTTGTTGTCATGGGACCAGATAACCTCATGGTATCTGTTGCAAGGTGATTGTGCATCTGCCGATAGTCTACTGTTCATGCTAGCAGGTCATGCACGGCATGCACAGCCAGGCAGAGTGCTGTTCTCTCATACGAGatcttttgactttttatttttattttttataacagTTCCTTAAATGGACCATTTGGAAGCAGGATCCTGACTCCATCAGGGATTCTTCTCAACAGCCTAATTCTTGACTTTTTCTGGCCAAATAAAACCTCAGTAAAACCTCCAACTGAACAGGTGGGAACGACTGCAGATCTTAATCCATAAAATATTCATATACATCTTCAATGTAGTTTCAGGAAAACCGTGTTGGAGCAAGAAAGAGGCCTCTGACTCTTCTAATGCCTGCAATGCTCGTGCCTTCCTGGGATGTATGTGGGACCTACATGGCTCTGAGCAGTTCAGGTGGACGAAGCCACCTGAATAAAATCACACAGGTGTGACCTCAACTAGTTTTAGGTTTGAAGGAATGAAACGATGACTGATCCACATGTGGGCTGTGCTCTTCAGATGCTGGTGAATGTACTGTTCCTCCATAAAGAGAAAAACGACAGCCTCCCTTTAAGAAGACTCCACACTCAACGTGAGCCGTATTGACTGTAAGTGTGACATCCTTCTTGGTGGCTGACTTCTGCCGTCATTTCCAAAAAATTATGAGTAATGCTTTCCAAATTCTCCTTTTCTCAGCTACATTTACAACAGACGTGTAGTTTCTCAAACCACAGACTACGTGACCCTTGAGTTGCAGACAATTTCTACAAGCAGAGTCCAATGAATAAAACGTAATGATATGACCTCaagctttttttacttttttttttttttttttttttgtgtgtaaattttAGGATTGTTctcatttaattaaaaccaaacCCCCAATGTGTATGAGCTAACTCTAAATGGTCCCTGTTGTTGAGATTTTGGTGTCTGTTTGTAGGATATGACCTGTGAACAATAACACAAGGGCTGTTATATAAGGAAGAACTGCAGATAAGCTATATTCACACACATGTTGACTCTGCATGGGTGACAGGGACTGTGTGGACATTCCAGTTAAGTATCAGTGACTGTAAACATCAGCCTCTGTATTTGTGCTGCAGCTAATAATTAACATTTAATGAGAAGTGTTTCATACAATaaaacattcatacaataaaACAATTGGAGGCAAAGAACTTATTCCATAATGTAGGACTTAAGAAAAGCACGACAGACTTGtcatgaatgttttaaaaacagatctATGGTGCCAATGGTAAATCTGGAACTTGGCATAATAAAGTTATCAGTCAAAACTGGAGAGTTTAAACAATCAATTGAACAAACTATTCACTGCAGGAACTAACCTGAAGGACTGATCAGGGGCATTAGCAAATGTAACTAAAACTCAACCAGCTAAGTCCATCTTGAAATGCAACTGAACCAAAAACTAAATGACtgcaatttaatttaaaaaaattaaaataaaggtgTGCTTCATATTACATGTTGTGAATATTGTCCAGCAGGCAGCCgtcaaaaatcagaaaatgaaaGTTAGAGTATACTTGCTATATTTTGCTTTATATAGTCTGCAGGGTTTACTTAAAGCATTTTCTCCATAATCCTGGTTTGATTTGAGCTCTTTGCTCCCAGTTTCTCTGTTCATGGGGAAATCTGTAAACTTGGAATTTATTTCCTGCTTTGAGATGTTTTTCGTGTAGTTTTTGTTACTTGATAACCTTTAAGACAAAGTATAACTGTATAAAGTATACAGTTATGTATAttgaaaaataagcttaaatgtgagattttttttttaatgaactctcTTCTGCTTCCAAACTCAAAACGTACTACAGGCCTActcataaaatattttcagcatttttcatttgtttggcaAATTCTACTCAAATGTGTGAATTTACAAATCTCTGGCCTTGAGCTGTTAAATGTAGATGTTTAGCCTGTTTTAAATTCTTGGATTGCCACAAAGAAGTAGGCCTAAAATCCGTCAGATGATGACGTAGGAAATGTACAGAAAAACCCAGACATCTCTCCGTTCCACTCTAACTGAAGTTTAGAATGCGCGAGGAAGTATCTGCGGGCCACGCGCTCAGCTGATTATCAGGAGACCTCGAGGAACCTGATAACGCCGCGAAGACAGGAGGAATCGCATTGAACGGTGATGTCTCCGCCGCGGGGCAGCAGTCTGGCTCGGGGCCAGTCCCCCGTCAGAGGCGCTCCTCGGGGCGGGGACCCGGAGCGGTGGGCGTTGAGTCCGTGgcttctccctcctcctccaagTAAAAGTCTCAGCAGGAAGTGCTGCGCTGACAGTCACCTGGTTTGGCTGCAATTAAGTCATACTGgtactttttatttcacatttatcGCATCCGACAGCAAGTAAGCGTTTTAGTTTCATTATaaagtagtttgtttttttactggaaAGTTGTAAGGAGCAGATATTGGCGGTGTATTTCTCGAGGGAGTGGAGTTCTGTTATATCCTGATGTCAAACAGGTTTCTTCATGATctttagaaaaaacacaagCGCCAGTTTCAATCTTTGTGGCGCATGACGCACCAGACGGTAACGAAAAGCCTCACTGGTATCTCCAAAGCTCCAACAAGATCTCCTCGGCATTTATTAGAGCTCAAGAGTTGGAGGCGGTGAGACCAGCATGGAGCCCAAAGCCATGGCAAAtgagaatttttttattgttgttcgTGGAAAGTCCAGGAAAGGTTTTTCTCGAGGATGTATTGGTCGCGTGGAGTCCGAGACCCCGCGCGGGGAGATGACGGTTCTCCTGTATGGATGCGGCAGCAACTCGGGGACTCCCAAGAACAGAGGCGTCCTGAACAGGGAGGACACATGCGCACTGACGCGCCACCAGGCCCAGCTGCTGCTCTACATCTCCAGTGCGGGTAAACGTTACGAGCTCGTATGCAACGTCCGGCTCTTCTCCGCCATCTGCGCTCTTACCCAGAACGACCTGGTGGTGGTCAGGCACAGAAAGGGAAACCTGCCGGGGATGGTGAAGAACCTGATGCAAATTGGAAAGAAGGAGAGCAAAGCTGACCTGCACATGCTTGGCTTTCAGGTGGAATTTGTGGTGGGTGTTGTTGTTTACTTCTCCCTTTCAGGATGAATGTGCAGCGGTGTAACGATTCAGTTTACCAACAATTTCATTCATATCATATCATAATTTTGGTTTACGATACGATAGTCGATTtcaacgatccgattcactgacctaaaatcaacccaggacatctttagccaaaacctcaaccagtgtgactcagaaataaataaatgtctgggtactgaacagtgcaggtgaagttgtCTAGATTTGTAGGATTTCTTCCAAGAAGTGTCAAATTAATAAGTGTACAAACAAATACGAATAAATGAGAAATCCACTCAAATTTTAGTTTCAAAATAACACAAACGGAACATTTTTagattctaccacactgtatggtcataTTTCTGCAAAATTCcatgtgtttccacacattggactggaatgatggctccatgttttttttgctgcattgcGTGTGTTGTCCGCCTTGAtcgtttttataataaagtaaattaaaccTAAACGGTACCTTCATTCAAATGGTACTTTCCAATATCGATATaatcaaataatatttttagaaaCAATTTTCTAATGGTAAAGGTCGATTAGATTAACAACTCATCTCACcgagatcaatctggttggaacgtaggaatataaataaattcattaGGTCGATTAATCTTTACACCCCTTGtgtcaaatgtaaaacaataaTATTGCACTTAAATATTAACTGAGCTCCATTATGTATAAAGGAAATATCTGCTGTCATCTCCAAAGACCCCGTTAAGAATTGGATTTAGagtacaaaataaataagaaacatTTGATGCCTTTTTGATTGGCTAGTTTAAAAATGCACAGTTTTATTCCTGCAATTCTTCTTACATTATCGTTTCAAACTACAATATAATAACAGCCCACCCCCACTTTTCCTCCCTACAGAACAATGTTTATAATTTGTCATCCAAGAAAGCTGCTAtggtgcaacttttcagtgcgGCAGACATCAGTCAAGTGATTCCATCCAACTCCAACCCCCTTGAACTTCACTTGAGTGATAGCAGTTTTGGAAGTAAGTtggaggatttttctttttctaacttgtcctgtccagcagcttagcggcagatga
The nucleotide sequence above comes from Oryzias latipes chromosome 5, ASM223467v1. Encoded proteins:
- the LOC100820718 gene encoding glutathione hydrolase 7 isoform X4 — its product is MESCAGTKLNKHTAFSYRSFESPSEFTDESPSNDSKQDLKRKYDPIQLKDMSSGSSEMSDQSFSKLKETDEIHLDASLVTIKGVLSDHDRCTVLSEGVLRDGGSSVDAAIAGALCLGIVHQHVSSVGGGGVMLVHDIKRNETRVINFQGSTPELLRDEMLQNPSEMKAGLLVGVPGMLMGFHRAHRLYGSLLWEDVVGRAASVAREGFNVSHSLADAVSKMEGTELPKHFRDVFLPEGRGLSPGSYVRMPELADVLEAGVWNFYSGTFSQEMENEVRKHGGVLSREDLGNYTAEIQQALEGGFRDFIIQVPPPPSAGALLIGALNLLEGFHFKENGVKEKQVYHWIEEALTTAFTVAAGLGDHRNNLTDDLLSSMLNKSQAEILRNKMIHLQSLRNSTSYSFPAELLTAQVVVMGPDNLMVSVASSLNGPFGSRILTPSGILLNSLILDFFWPNKTSVKPPTEQFQENRVGARKRPLTLLMPAMLVPSWDVCGTYMALSSSGGRSHLNKITQMLVNVLFLHKEKNDSLPLRRLHTQREPY
- the LOC100820718 gene encoding glutathione hydrolase 7 isoform X2, translated to MESCAGTKLNKHTAFSYRSFESPSEFTDESPSNDSKQDLKRKYDPIQLKDMSSGSSEMSDQSFSKLKETDEECCSPETPVQIYSVAIVIAVGVTIALFLQIHLDASLVTIKGVLSDHDRCTVLSEGVLRDGGSSVDAAIAGALCLGIVHQHVSSVGGGGVMLVHDIKRNETRVINFQGSTPELLRDEMLQNPSEMKAGLLVGVPGMLMGFHRAHRLYGSLLWEDVVGRAASVAREGFNVSHSLADAVSKMEGTELPKHFRDVFLPEGRGLSPGSYVRMPELADVLEAGVWNFYSGTFSQEMENEVRKHGGVLSREDLGNYTAEIQQALEGGFRDFIIQVPPPPSAGALLIGALNLLEGFHFKENGVKEKQVYHWIEEALTTAFTVAAGLGDHRNNLTDDLLSSMLNKSQAEILRNKMIHLQSLRNSTSYSFPAELLTAQVVVMGPDNLMVSVASSLNGPFGSRILTPSGILLNSLILDFFWPNKTSVKPPTEQFQENRVGARKRPLTLLMPAMLVPSWDVCGTYMALSSSGGRSHLNKITQMLVNVLFLHKEKNDSLPLRRLHTQREPY
- the LOC100820718 gene encoding glutathione hydrolase 7 isoform X3, with translation MESCAGTKLNKHTAFSYRSFESPSEFTDESPSNDSKQDLKRKYDPIQLKDMSSGSSEMSDQSFSKLKETDEIHLDASLVCCVTRASELIAFLVVLTAALQVTIKGVLSDHDRCTVLSEGVLRDGGSSVDAAIAGALCLGIVHQHVSSVGGGGVMLVHDIKRNETRVINFQGSTPELLRDEMLQNPSEMKAGLLVGVPGMLMGFHRAHRLYGSLLWEDVVGRAASVAREGFNVSHSLADAVSKMEGTELPKHFRDVFLPEGRGLSPGSYVRMPELADVLEAGVWNFYSGTFSQEMENEVRKHGGVLSREDLGNYTAEIQQALEGGFRDFIIQVPPPPSAGALLIGALNLLEGFHFKENGVKEKQVYHWIEEALTTAFTVAAGLGDHRNNLTDDLLSSMLNKSQAEILRNKMIHLQSLRNSTSYSFPAELLTAQVVVMGPDNLMVSVASSLNGPFGSRILTPSGILLNSLILDFFWPNKTSVKPPTEQFQENRVGARKRPLTLLMPAMLVPSWDVCGTYMALSSSGGRSHLNKITQMLVNVLFLHKEKNDSLPLRRLHTQREPY
- the LOC100820718 gene encoding glutathione hydrolase 7 isoform X5 — protein: MIHLDASLVCCVTRASELIAFLVVLTAALQVTIKGVLSDHDRCTVLSEGVLRDGGSSVDAAIAGALCLGIVHQHVSSVGGGGVMLVHDIKRNETRVINFQGSTPELLRDEMLQNPSEMKAGLLVGVPGMLMGFHRAHRLYGSLLWEDVVGRAASVAREGFNVSHSLADAVSKMEGTELPKHFRDVFLPEGRGLSPGSYVRMPELADVLEAGVWNFYSGTFSQEMENEVRKHGGVLSREDLGNYTAEIQQALEGGFRDFIIQVPPPPSAGALLIGALNLLEGFHFKENGVKEKQVYHWIEEALTTAFTVAAGLGDHRNNLTDDLLSSMLNKSQAEILRNKMIHLQSLRNSTSYSFPAELLTAQVVVMGPDNLMVSVASSLNGPFGSRILTPSGILLNSLILDFFWPNKTSVKPPTEQFQENRVGARKRPLTLLMPAMLVPSWDVCGTYMALSSSGGRSHLNKITQMLVNVLFLHKEKNDSLPLRRLHTQREPY
- the LOC100820718 gene encoding glutathione hydrolase 7 isoform X1, with the translated sequence MESCAGTKLNKHTAFSYRSFESPSEFTDESPSNDSKQDLKRKYDPIQLKDMSSGSSEMSDQSFSKLKETDEECCSPETPVQIYSVAIVIAVGVTIALFLQIHLDASLVCCVTRASELIAFLVVLTAALQVTIKGVLSDHDRCTVLSEGVLRDGGSSVDAAIAGALCLGIVHQHVSSVGGGGVMLVHDIKRNETRVINFQGSTPELLRDEMLQNPSEMKAGLLVGVPGMLMGFHRAHRLYGSLLWEDVVGRAASVAREGFNVSHSLADAVSKMEGTELPKHFRDVFLPEGRGLSPGSYVRMPELADVLEAGVWNFYSGTFSQEMENEVRKHGGVLSREDLGNYTAEIQQALEGGFRDFIIQVPPPPSAGALLIGALNLLEGFHFKENGVKEKQVYHWIEEALTTAFTVAAGLGDHRNNLTDDLLSSMLNKSQAEILRNKMIHLQSLRNSTSYSFPAELLTAQVVVMGPDNLMVSVASSLNGPFGSRILTPSGILLNSLILDFFWPNKTSVKPPTEQFQENRVGARKRPLTLLMPAMLVPSWDVCGTYMALSSSGGRSHLNKITQMLVNVLFLHKEKNDSLPLRRLHTQREPY
- the LOC100820718 gene encoding glutathione hydrolase 7 isoform X6; translation: MIHLDASLVTIKGVLSDHDRCTVLSEGVLRDGGSSVDAAIAGALCLGIVHQHVSSVGGGGVMLVHDIKRNETRVINFQGSTPELLRDEMLQNPSEMKAGLLVGVPGMLMGFHRAHRLYGSLLWEDVVGRAASVAREGFNVSHSLADAVSKMEGTELPKHFRDVFLPEGRGLSPGSYVRMPELADVLEAGVWNFYSGTFSQEMENEVRKHGGVLSREDLGNYTAEIQQALEGGFRDFIIQVPPPPSAGALLIGALNLLEGFHFKENGVKEKQVYHWIEEALTTAFTVAAGLGDHRNNLTDDLLSSMLNKSQAEILRNKMIHLQSLRNSTSYSFPAELLTAQVVVMGPDNLMVSVASSLNGPFGSRILTPSGILLNSLILDFFWPNKTSVKPPTEQFQENRVGARKRPLTLLMPAMLVPSWDVCGTYMALSSSGGRSHLNKITQMLVNVLFLHKEKNDSLPLRRLHTQREPY